A window from Chrysemys picta bellii isolate R12L10 chromosome 2, ASM1138683v2, whole genome shotgun sequence encodes these proteins:
- the LOC101936816 gene encoding transcription factor Sox-17-alpha-like, whose translation MSSPDAGYASSDDQTQARCSLPIMMPALGPCQWAESLSPLADAKVKSEATPAGAASSRAKSESRIRRPMNAFMVWAKDERKRLAQQNPDLHNAELSKMLGKAWKALSLAEKRPFVEEAERLRVQHMQDHPNYKYRPRRRKQVKRLKRVESGFLPHGLAEAPGAGLASEGSRMCVESLPYTEQGYPAVQSALPPALGHYRDCQPLAAAFDGYNLPTPDPSPLDAAETETAFFTPPLQDECQLAPYGYPAAECYTHGAESQASAALRRHLPRAEPLGQLSSLQSLLGCQGPLHAYYGQLCPPAGPARAPQLLPQPCQPSPPPEAQQCREPLEHLSQDELLGDVDRTEFEQYLHFACKPELGLHFPGHEAGLPAPDAHGPISSVVSDASTAVYYCTYPDA comes from the exons ATGAGCAGCCCCGATGCGGGCTACGCCAGCAGCGACGACCAGACGCAGGCAAGGTGCTCGCTCCCCATCATGAtgccggccctgggcccctgccAGTGGGCAgagtccctgagccccctcgcaGACGCCAAGGTGAAGAGTGAGGCGACCCCGGCGGGGGCTGCGAGCAGCAGGGCCAAAAGCGAGTCCCGCATCCGCCGGCCCATGAACGCCTTCATGGTGTGGGCCAAGGACGAGCGCAAGCGGCTGGCGCAGCAGAACCCGGACCTGCACAACGCGGAGCTCAGCAAGATGCTGG GGAAGGCCTGGAAGGCGCTGTCGCTGGCGGAGAAGCGGCCGTTcgtggaggaggcggagcggcTGCGGGTGCAGCACATGCAGGACCATCCCAACTACAAGTACCGGCCGCGCCGGCGGAAGCAGGTGAAGCGCCTGAAGCGCGTGGAAAGCGGCTTCCTGCCGCACGGGCTGGCGGAGGCGCCGGGCGCCGGGCTGGCCAGCGAGGGCAGCAGGATGTGCGTGGAGAGCCTGCCCTACACGGAGCAGGGCTACCCCGCCGTGCAGAGCGCGCTGCCCCCGGCGCTTGGCCACTACCGGGACTGTCAGCCCCTGGCTGCCGCCTTCGACGGCTACAACCTGCCGACCCCGGACCCCTCCCCGCTGGACGCGGCGGAGACCGAGACGGCCTTTTTCACACCGCCCCTGCAGGACGAGTGTCAGCTGGCGCCCTACGGCTACCCCGCGGCCGAGTGCTACACGCACGGGGCCGAGAGCCAGGCCAGCGCCGCGCTCCGCAGGCACCTGCCCCGCGCCGAGCcgctggggcagctcagctccctgcagagcCTGCTGGGCTGCCAGGGCCCCCTGCACGCCTACTACGGGCAGCTGTGCCcgcccgccggcccggcccgagctccccagctcctgccgCAGCCCTGCCAGCCCTCGCCGCCGCCCGAGGcgcagcagtgcagggagccGCTGGAGCACCTGTCGCAGGACGAACTGCTGGGCGACGTGGATCGCACCGAATTCGAGCAGTACCTGCACTTCGCCTGCAAGCCCGAGCTAGGGCTCCACTTCCCGGGCCACGAAGCCGGCCTGCCCGCGCCAGACGCCCACGGGCCCATCTCCTCCGTGGTTTCGGATGCAAGTACTGCTGTGTATTACTGCACTTACCCAGACGCCTGA